The following coding sequences are from one Streptobacillus felis window:
- a CDS encoding purine-nucleoside phosphorylase: MFYNKVKESADYISSIINTEIDVAVILGSGLGKLVDIMEEKIYIPYKDIPNFPVISVVGHAGNIVYGKIGNTKVLALQGRFHYYEGFTMKETAYPVYVMKLLNIKKMIVTNACGGINPNFKPGDLMIIDDFINSVSDNPLRGSNDERFGVRFPDMSEPYSLKLRNMAKSIADDLGIETKNGVYTFFQGPYYETAAEIRMYGRSGSDAIGMSTVPETIVANYVGIETLGISCITNMATGLRVGSHSHEEVVAIAEETSKKLCKWMEEFIRQLKK, from the coding sequence ATGTTTTATAACAAAGTAAAAGAAAGTGCTGATTATATTTCTTCAATTATTAATACAGAAATAGATGTAGCAGTAATTTTAGGGAGTGGATTAGGAAAATTAGTAGATATTATGGAGGAAAAAATTTATATTCCATATAAAGATATACCTAATTTTCCTGTTATTTCAGTAGTGGGACATGCTGGTAATATAGTCTATGGAAAAATTGGAAATACAAAAGTACTTGCATTACAAGGTAGGTTTCATTATTATGAAGGATTTACAATGAAAGAAACTGCTTACCCTGTTTATGTAATGAAATTATTAAATATTAAAAAAATGATAGTTACAAATGCATGTGGAGGAATTAATCCTAACTTTAAACCTGGAGATTTAATGATAATAGATGACTTTATTAATTCGGTGAGTGATAATCCTTTAAGGGGTTCAAATGATGAAAGGTTTGGAGTTCGTTTTCCAGATATGTCTGAACCATATAGTCTAAAGTTAAGAAATATGGCTAAAAGTATTGCTGATGATTTAGGAATAGAAACTAAAAATGGAGTATATACTTTTTTTCAAGGCCCATATTATGAAACGGCAGCAGAAATACGTATGTATGGACGTTCAGGAAGCGATGCAATAGGTATGTCAACTGTTCCTGAAACTATAGTTGCAAATTATGTTGGAATTGAAACATTAGGAATATCTTGTATAACAAATATGGCAACAGGTTTACGTGTGGGTTCTCATTCACACGAAGAAGTTGTTGCAATAGCTGAGGAAACAAGTAAAAAGTTATGTAAATGGATGGAAGAATTTATTAGACAATTAAAAAAATAA
- a CDS encoding Maf family protein, with the protein MTYKKLSKAKVYDVYFCNNSIENIKFYVDNYKEYDKSGAYGIQDVGVILVDKIDGSYQNVMGQII; encoded by the coding sequence ATTACTTACAAAAAATTATCGAAAGCTAAAGTATATGATGTATATTTTTGCAATAATTCTATTGAAAATATTAAATTTTATGTTGATAATTATAAGGAATATGATAAGTCTGGAGCATATGGAATACAAGATGTTGGAGTAATTTTAGTAGATAAAATTGATGGTTCATATCAAAATGTTATGGGTCAAATTATATAA
- a CDS encoding low molecular weight protein-tyrosine-phosphatase gives MIKVLFVCHGNICRSTMAESMFTNMVKNMNCYDDFLIDSAATSTEEIGNPPHYGTVKKLKEKNIPIVEHYARQITREDFINFDYIIAMDENNIRNIERFLKHKNDKVYKLLNFNNTNDDITDPWYTNDFEKTYLDIKKGLEAFIKKIK, from the coding sequence ATGATAAAAGTTTTATTTGTTTGTCATGGTAATATTTGTAGAAGTACTATGGCAGAATCCATGTTTACAAATATGGTAAAAAATATGAATTGCTATGATGATTTTCTTATAGATTCTGCAGCAACGAGTACTGAAGAGATTGGTAATCCACCACATTATGGTACTGTTAAAAAACTAAAGGAAAAAAATATACCAATAGTTGAACATTATGCTAGACAGATTACTAGAGAAGATTTTATAAATTTTGATTATATTATAGCAATGGATGAAAATAATATTAGAAATATTGAAAGATTTTTAAAACATAAAAACGATAAAGTATATAAGTTATTAAATTTTAATAATACTAATGATGATATTACTGATCCATGGTATACAAATGATTTTGAAAAAACATATTTAGATATAAAGAAAGGTCTTGAAGCTTTTATAAAAAAAATAAAATAA
- a CDS encoding dihydroorotate oxidase, producing MITTKTRIGNFEFNNCIMNAAGVYCYDKEELEKVLNSEAGTFVTKTATLNVREGNPTPRYKDTELGSINSMGLPNLGFDYYLDYLLELQDKYPNRTFIFSLVGLSKEETHTLLKKVQNSDFKGLVELNLSCPNVPGKPQIAYDFDTTETILKEVFEYFNKPLGLKLPPYFDLVHFDQAAEIFNKFPIVFINCINSIGNGLVIEDEKVVIKPKNGFGGIGGEYVKPTALANVHAFYKRIRKDINIIGTGGVLTGRDVFEHILCGASMVQIGTTLHKEGPEVFSRITNELKEIMKEKGYSSIEEFRGKLKYMD from the coding sequence ATGATAACTACTAAAACTAGAATAGGAAATTTTGAATTTAATAATTGTATTATGAATGCAGCAGGAGTTTATTGTTATGATAAAGAAGAATTAGAAAAAGTTCTTAATTCTGAAGCTGGAACATTTGTAACTAAAACTGCTACACTTAATGTTAGAGAAGGTAACCCAACTCCACGTTATAAAGATACTGAACTTGGTAGTATTAATTCTATGGGATTACCAAATCTAGGTTTTGATTATTATCTAGACTATTTATTAGAATTACAAGATAAATATCCAAATAGAACATTTATATTTTCTTTAGTTGGTTTAAGTAAGGAAGAAACTCATACCTTATTAAAAAAAGTACAAAATAGTGACTTCAAAGGATTAGTTGAATTAAATTTATCTTGCCCTAATGTTCCAGGAAAACCACAGATAGCCTATGATTTTGATACTACAGAAACTATTTTAAAAGAAGTTTTTGAATATTTTAATAAACCACTTGGTTTAAAATTACCTCCATATTTTGATTTAGTACATTTTGATCAAGCTGCAGAAATATTTAACAAATTTCCAATTGTATTTATAAACTGCATTAATAGTATAGGAAATGGGTTAGTAATTGAAGATGAAAAAGTTGTTATTAAACCTAAAAATGGTTTTGGTGGAATAGGCGGAGAATATGTTAAACCAACAGCTTTAGCAAATGTTCATGCATTTTATAAAAGAATAAGAAAAGATATAAATATAATAGGTACAGGCGGAGTATTAACTGGTAGAGATGTTTTCGAACATATACTTTGCGGTGCATCAATGGTTCAAATTGGAACTACACTACATAAAGAAGGTCCTGAAGTATTTTCAAGAATTACTAATGAATTAAAAGAAATAATGAAAGAAAAGGGCTATAGTAGTATAGAAGAGTTTAGAGGTAAGTTAAAATATATGGACTAA
- a CDS encoding peptidylprolyl isomerase — MKKIIKLLFIVCFSLVTISCSSAGEKFVTSFLGEKLFNLTEEEKFANKMKSYKLDAVIKTTKGDMKVYLYPEAAPKLVANFVFLAQNNYYDNLKFHRVSVNNIIQSGDRAGDGTGTPGYLLNDEFSFLKFDRAGMLAMANAGKNTNGSQIFITLQKAEEYNNDYSIIGNLKDRNDLSIARLIRQEDSILDIEISGYNVNEFLGNFDKEVKEWTEKLKATGYEVK, encoded by the coding sequence ATGAAAAAAATTATTAAATTATTATTTATTGTTTGTTTTTCACTAGTAACTATTAGTTGTAGTAGTGCAGGAGAAAAATTCGTAACAAGTTTTTTAGGAGAAAAATTATTTAATTTAACTGAGGAAGAAAAATTTGCTAATAAAATGAAAAGTTATAAACTTGATGCAGTTATTAAGACGACTAAAGGAGATATGAAAGTTTATCTTTACCCAGAAGCTGCCCCTAAATTAGTTGCAAACTTTGTTTTTTTAGCTCAAAACAATTATTATGACAATTTAAAATTTCATAGAGTAAGTGTAAATAATATTATACAATCAGGGGATAGAGCAGGCGATGGTACAGGTACTCCTGGATATTTATTAAATGATGAATTTAGTTTCTTGAAATTTGATAGAGCAGGTATGTTAGCTATGGCAAATGCAGGGAAAAATACTAATGGTTCACAAATTTTTATTACTTTACAAAAGGCTGAAGAATATAACAATGATTACTCTATAATTGGCAATTTAAAAGATAGAAATGATTTATCTATAGCAAGATTAATAAGACAAGAAGATTCTATATTGGATATAGAAATTTCAGGATATAATGTAAATGAATTTTTAGGAAACTTTGATAAAGAAGTTAAAGAATGGACTGAGAAATTAAAAGCTACAGGTTATGAAGTAAAATAA
- the mscL gene encoding large-conductance mechanosensitive channel protein MscL yields the protein MLKEFKEFIAKGNIIDLAVGVIIGGAFGKIVASLVNDIIMPVVGLILGNVDFKTLQIILKPAEGETPALAINYGMFIQNIVDFLIIALVIFFVLKALMKVKKEKAAEEPAPAEPVITKDQELLTEIRDLLKK from the coding sequence ATGTTAAAAGAATTTAAAGAATTTATTGCTAAAGGTAATATAATAGATTTAGCAGTTGGTGTAATTATAGGTGGTGCTTTTGGTAAAATAGTAGCTTCATTAGTTAACGATATTATTATGCCAGTTGTTGGATTAATTTTAGGAAATGTAGATTTCAAAACTTTACAAATTATTTTAAAACCAGCAGAAGGAGAAACTCCTGCTTTAGCAATAAACTATGGTATGTTTATTCAAAATATTGTAGACTTTTTAATAATAGCTTTAGTAATTTTCTTTGTATTAAAAGCTTTAATGAAAGTTAAAAAAGAAAAAGCTGCTGAAGAACCAGCACCAGCTGAACCTGTTATTACTAAAGATCAAGAGTTATTAACTGAAATAAGAGATTTATTAAAAAAATAA
- the lepA gene encoding translation elongation factor 4: protein MSDRKLKRNFSIIAHIDHGKSTIADRLLEMTGTVSQREMKEQLLDSMDLEREKGITIKAQAVTLNYMAKDGNEYELNLIDTPGHVDFIYEVSRSLAACDGALLVVDAAQGIEAQTLANVYLALENDLEILPVINKIDLPSADPDKVMLEIEDVIGLPTDNSVLVSGKTGFGIDDLLEGIVKHIPEPQGDVNKPLKALIFDSHYDDFRGVITYIRVLDGTIRKGEKIKIMSTNKEFEVLEVGVFSPKMKEREYLNAGSVGYIITGIKSIKDTQVGDTITTVKNPTEFALDGYRPAQSMVFAGVYPISTDDYEDLREALEKLQLNDASLTYQPETSLALGFGFRCGFLGLLHMEIIVERLRREFGIDLISTAPSVEYHVTVEGTNNMLVIDNPAEFPEGRKHIEEPYIKGTIIVPKDYVGNVMELCQEKRGTFVNMSFLDENRSMIVYDLPLAEIVIDFYDKLKSRTKGYASFEYEMIGFRESNLVKIDILVSGQAVDAFSFIAHSDNAYYRGRSIVEKLKEVIPRQQFEIPLQAALGTKVIARETVKALRKNVLAKCYGGDITRKKKLLEKQKEGKKRMKAIGNVEIPQEAFLSVLKLND from the coding sequence ATGTCAGATAGAAAACTTAAAAGAAATTTTTCAATAATTGCACATATAGATCATGGTAAATCAACAATAGCGGACAGACTATTAGAGATGACAGGTACTGTAAGTCAAAGAGAAATGAAAGAACAATTATTAGATAGTATGGATCTTGAAAGAGAAAAGGGTATTACAATAAAGGCTCAAGCGGTTACTTTAAATTATATGGCTAAAGATGGAAATGAATATGAATTAAATTTAATAGATACTCCTGGTCACGTTGACTTTATATATGAAGTATCTAGATCACTTGCTGCATGTGATGGAGCATTGTTAGTTGTTGATGCTGCACAGGGTATTGAAGCTCAAACTTTAGCTAATGTATATTTAGCTTTAGAAAATGATTTAGAAATTTTACCAGTAATAAATAAAATTGATTTACCTTCTGCAGACCCAGATAAGGTAATGTTAGAAATAGAAGATGTAATAGGGTTACCTACAGATAATTCTGTTTTAGTATCTGGAAAAACAGGATTTGGTATAGATGATTTATTAGAAGGTATAGTTAAACATATACCAGAACCTCAAGGAGATGTTAATAAACCATTAAAAGCTTTAATTTTTGATTCACATTATGATGATTTTAGAGGAGTTATTACATATATTAGAGTTTTAGACGGTACTATAAGAAAAGGTGAAAAAATAAAAATAATGTCTACAAATAAAGAATTTGAAGTATTAGAAGTAGGAGTATTTTCACCAAAAATGAAAGAAAGGGAATATTTAAATGCTGGATCAGTTGGTTATATAATAACTGGTATAAAATCTATTAAAGATACACAAGTAGGTGATACTATAACAACAGTAAAAAATCCAACAGAATTTGCTTTAGATGGATATAGACCAGCACAAAGTATGGTATTTGCTGGAGTATATCCTATTTCAACTGATGATTATGAAGATTTAAGAGAAGCACTTGAAAAATTACAATTAAACGATGCTTCCTTAACTTATCAACCAGAAACTTCATTAGCTTTAGGATTTGGATTCCGTTGTGGATTTTTAGGGCTATTACATATGGAAATTATAGTAGAAAGATTAAGAAGAGAATTTGGTATTGATTTAATTTCTACAGCACCATCTGTTGAGTATCATGTTACTGTTGAAGGAACTAATAATATGTTGGTTATAGATAACCCAGCAGAGTTTCCTGAAGGTAGAAAACATATAGAAGAGCCATATATTAAAGGTACAATAATAGTACCTAAAGATTATGTTGGTAATGTTATGGAATTATGTCAAGAAAAACGTGGAACTTTTGTAAATATGAGTTTCTTAGATGAAAATAGATCAATGATAGTGTATGATTTACCTCTAGCTGAAATAGTAATTGATTTCTATGATAAATTAAAATCAAGAACTAAAGGTTATGCATCATTTGAATATGAAATGATAGGGTTTAGAGAATCAAATCTGGTAAAAATTGATATATTAGTAAGTGGTCAAGCAGTAGATGCATTCTCATTTATTGCACATAGTGATAATGCTTATTATAGAGGAAGATCAATAGTAGAAAAATTAAAAGAAGTTATACCTAGACAACAATTTGAAATACCATTACAAGCAGCATTAGGAACTAAAGTTATTGCAAGAGAAACTGTTAAAGCTTTAAGAAAAAATGTTTTAGCAAAATGTTATGGTGGAGATATTACACGTAAGAAAAAACTACTAGAAAAACAAAAAGAAGGTAAAAAACGTATGAAGGCAATAGGTAATGTAGAAATACCTCAAGAAGCTTTCTTATCAGTACTTAAATTAAATGATTAA
- a CDS encoding 3'-5' exonuclease translates to MIKKVIFFDVETNGVNATNSVLSISAMKITYNTEDNKMIKLDEFDRFYFRNEGEEPNFDALKINGLFDELIEKKREESNEKYPRTFKEDIDNFYNFCDNAEHYVAHNIRFDRQFIPFNLKYQFDTMIENIEIVKILNNTQEYYKWPKLMECAKFYNIPLDEKELHNSMYDVLIMARVMYKMLKYPEGQKKVRRFLVDNISTKFR, encoded by the coding sequence ATGATTAAAAAAGTTATATTCTTTGATGTTGAAACTAATGGTGTAAATGCAACTAACTCTGTATTGTCAATTTCCGCAATGAAAATTACCTATAATACAGAAGATAATAAAATGATTAAATTAGATGAATTTGATAGATTCTATTTTAGAAATGAAGGAGAAGAACCAAATTTTGATGCTTTAAAAATAAATGGATTATTCGATGAATTAATTGAAAAGAAAAGAGAAGAATCAAATGAGAAATATCCAAGAACTTTTAAAGAAGATATAGATAATTTTTATAATTTTTGTGATAATGCAGAGCATTATGTAGCACATAATATTAGGTTTGATAGACAATTTATTCCTTTTAATTTAAAATATCAATTTGATACTATGATAGAAAATATAGAAATAGTTAAAATATTAAATAATACACAAGAATATTATAAATGGCCCAAATTAATGGAATGTGCAAAATTTTACAATATACCTTTAGATGAAAAAGAATTACATAATAGTATGTATGATGTATTAATTATGGCAAGAGTTATGTATAAAATGTTAAAATATCCAGAAGGACAAAAAAAAGTAAGGAGATTTTTAGTTGATAATATTTCAACTAAATTCAGATAG
- a CDS encoding trimeric intracellular cation channel family protein, which yields MIIFQLNSDSMDFNTFFYLANFVGIISFALSGVFKGIKHDHDLYGVTFLAIVTSVGGGVMRDVILNKIPSALINPHDIYLAIATALITYIPYFIFKPKFDENVVKTAIMFVLVFDAVGLSLFVSIGANIALQNNLNTIGIIIMSTITSVGGGIIRDLLANETPFILKEDIYAILCVIAGFLYKYMIVDLKISEIKTTIIIFFVVLIIRLIVINKKLSLPK from the coding sequence TTGATAATATTTCAACTAAATTCAGATAGTATGGATTTCAACACATTTTTCTATTTAGCTAATTTTGTAGGAATTATTTCTTTTGCACTTTCAGGTGTATTTAAGGGTATTAAACATGATCACGATTTATATGGAGTTACATTTCTTGCAATTGTGACTTCTGTAGGTGGGGGAGTAATGAGGGATGTTATTTTAAATAAAATACCTTCAGCATTAATTAATCCACATGATATCTACCTTGCAATAGCAACAGCATTAATTACATACATACCTTATTTCATTTTTAAACCAAAATTTGATGAAAATGTTGTAAAAACAGCTATTATGTTTGTATTAGTTTTTGATGCAGTAGGTCTTTCACTTTTTGTATCTATAGGAGCAAATATTGCATTACAAAATAATTTAAATACTATAGGTATAATTATAATGTCTACGATAACATCTGTAGGTGGAGGTATAATAAGAGATTTATTAGCAAATGAAACACCATTTATACTTAAAGAAGATATTTATGCAATATTATGTGTAATAGCAGGATTTTTATATAAATATATGATAGTAGATTTAAAAATTAGTGAGATTAAAACAACAATAATAATATTTTTTGTAGTATTAATAATAAGATTAATAGTAATAAATAAGAAATTAAGTTTACCAAAATAA
- a CDS encoding glutamine synthetase III, whose protein sequence is MENIMKIFGENAFTESNLKKRVPKKVFEEFKKVQKGEIELTKENADLIATAIKDWATKRNATHFCHWFQPLTELTAEKHDSFIEPHGDKDFIYRFSGSNLIKGESDASSFPNGGLRSTFEARGYTVWDTNSPPFIKENELGATLYIPTSFISYNGEALDKKLPLLRSMDAVNKSATRLLNLLGYTEVKNVIPTLGVEQEYFLIKKEHFDKRIDIMFTGRTLFGGKTPKNQESSFHYYGKIKDKVLNFMANLDYELWKVGVSAKTRHNEVAPNQFEIASIFDVANLAADQNHIVMETLEKLALKHGFVALLHEKPFSYVNGSGKHNNWSLATDTGENLFDPKSPTFMVFLSAMVEAVDRYYPILRSMIASCSNDYRLGGHEAPPSIISVFLGSHLTDKFKDAKLSLVDDKIVYGSKDKKIKKNVTMININQDFDDRNRTSPFAFTGNKFEFRMPGSTSSPANTSMVINAIISTVLNEYSDKLESSKNIEKTINSIIKESNKKHSRIIFNGDGYSKLWHEEAEKRGLKNISNTYEALQFYLDKDIIKMFESNNVLNKVECHSRYKAFLNRYVDNRLTECNTLIYMIDKYILNFTYKYIPTILFEEEQNEIKTYSNYLLHYKKELAQLLQQINEIDFEEKARLLSKDSIILEAKIRKVIDYLESKIPVEYWTIPTYTELLFTL, encoded by the coding sequence ATGGAAAATATTATGAAAATTTTTGGTGAAAATGCTTTCACTGAAAGTAATTTGAAGAAACGTGTTCCTAAAAAAGTCTTTGAAGAATTCAAAAAAGTTCAAAAAGGTGAAATAGAATTAACTAAAGAGAATGCTGATCTAATAGCTACTGCTATTAAGGATTGGGCAACTAAAAGAAATGCTACTCACTTTTGTCATTGGTTTCAACCTTTAACAGAGTTAACTGCTGAAAAACATGATTCTTTTATTGAACCTCACGGAGATAAAGATTTTATTTACAGATTTTCTGGTTCTAATTTAATTAAAGGTGAATCTGATGCTTCCTCTTTTCCAAATGGTGGATTAAGATCTACATTTGAAGCAAGAGGATATACTGTTTGGGATACAAATTCTCCTCCATTTATTAAGGAAAATGAACTAGGTGCAACTTTATATATTCCTACTTCATTTATATCATATAATGGTGAAGCATTAGACAAAAAACTACCTTTATTAAGATCTATGGACGCTGTTAATAAATCAGCAACAAGATTATTAAATTTATTAGGTTACACTGAAGTTAAAAATGTTATTCCTACACTAGGAGTTGAACAAGAATATTTTTTAATTAAGAAAGAACATTTTGATAAAAGAATAGATATAATGTTTACAGGTCGTACTCTTTTTGGAGGTAAAACACCTAAAAATCAAGAAAGTTCTTTTCATTACTATGGTAAGATTAAAGATAAAGTACTTAATTTTATGGCTAATTTAGACTATGAATTATGGAAAGTTGGTGTATCAGCAAAAACAAGACATAATGAAGTTGCACCTAATCAATTTGAAATAGCATCAATATTTGATGTGGCAAATTTAGCAGCTGACCAAAACCATATAGTTATGGAAACTTTAGAAAAGTTAGCTCTTAAACATGGTTTTGTTGCTTTATTACATGAAAAACCTTTTTCTTATGTTAATGGTTCAGGTAAACATAACAATTGGAGTCTTGCTACTGATACTGGTGAAAATTTATTTGATCCTAAATCCCCTACTTTTATGGTATTTTTATCAGCTATGGTTGAGGCTGTAGATAGATATTATCCAATACTTAGAAGTATGATAGCAAGTTGTTCTAATGATTATAGACTAGGTGGTCACGAAGCTCCACCAAGTATAATTTCAGTATTTTTAGGGTCTCATCTTACAGATAAATTTAAAGATGCAAAATTAAGTTTAGTCGATGATAAAATTGTATATGGTTCTAAAGATAAAAAAATAAAGAAAAATGTTACTATGATAAATATTAATCAAGATTTTGATGATAGAAACAGAACTTCTCCATTCGCATTTACAGGAAATAAATTTGAATTTAGAATGCCAGGTTCTACTTCTTCACCAGCTAATACATCTATGGTTATCAATGCTATAATATCTACTGTATTAAATGAATATTCTGATAAATTAGAATCTTCTAAAAATATAGAGAAAACAATTAATAGCATAATAAAAGAGTCAAATAAAAAACATTCAAGAATCATATTTAATGGCGATGGATATAGTAAATTATGGCATGAAGAAGCTGAAAAAAGAGGGTTAAAAAATATTTCTAACACTTATGAAGCTTTACAATTCTATCTTGATAAAGATATAATAAAAATGTTTGAATCTAACAATGTTTTAAACAAGGTGGAATGCCATTCAAGATACAAAGCATTTTTAAATAGATATGTTGATAATAGGCTTACAGAATGCAATACTCTAATTTATATGATAGATAAATATATATTGAATTTTACATATAAATATATACCTACAATTTTATTTGAAGAAGAACAAAATGAAATAAAAACATATTCAAACTATCTATTACACTATAAAAAAGAATTAGCACAATTATTACAACAAATTAATGAAATAGATTTTGAAGAAAAAGCAAGATTATTAAGTAAAGATTCTATAATTCTTGAAGCAAAAATCAGAAAAGTTATTGATTATTTAGAATCAAAAATCCCAGTAGAATACTGGACTATTCCAACATATACAGAATTATTATTTACATTATAA
- a CDS encoding C40 family peptidase, with product MKKILIFLSLFSFLTFSRTESDDRLNKILDELIQVSEHNVEISKEEEVLLRDKIIEFAKNNLGRPYSWGSVGPNKFDCSGFVNYVFSKNTSIKLPRVSRDMATYAQKKKIDDLRIGDLLFFDTTNKNSTVNHVGIYIGNNEFIHASSAQKKVTISTIATGFYKKTFKWAISPF from the coding sequence ATGAAGAAGATTTTAATATTTTTATCTTTATTTTCATTTCTTACTTTCTCTAGAACTGAATCTGATGATAGATTAAATAAAATATTGGATGAATTGATACAAGTTTCAGAACATAATGTTGAAATTTCAAAAGAGGAAGAAGTATTACTTAGAGATAAAATTATAGAATTTGCTAAAAATAATTTAGGTAGACCATATTCTTGGGGTTCTGTTGGTCCCAATAAATTTGATTGCTCTGGATTTGTTAACTATGTATTCTCAAAAAATACATCTATAAAATTACCTCGTGTATCAAGGGATATGGCTACATATGCTCAAAAGAAAAAAATCGATGATTTAAGAATAGGAGATTTGCTATTTTTTGATACTACAAATAAAAATAGTACTGTAAACCATGTTGGTATTTATATTGGAAATAATGAGTTTATTCATGCATCTTCTGCGCAAAAGAAGGTTACTATTTCCACAATCGCAACTGGATTTTATAAGAAAACATTTAAGTGGGCAATTTCGCCCTTTTAA
- a CDS encoding thymidine kinase: MFLKNSDNVGRLEVICGSMFSGKSEELIRRLRRESFTKQNVLVFKHSIDKRYGENGIFSHSQDSIGAYPASNVEEMEKIISNHPDVEVIGIDEVQFFGKEVVEFCKKYVDLGKRVIVAGLDLDFKAEPFHPMPDLLTYADSIIKLKAICMVCGKDAYASQRLINGEPAYRDDPIVMVGASENYEARCRRHHIVRDRGDKRAKIYFLFGTDINAGKEEVENYIQSKNLNLTTKTISIFKNDETVIDLRNTIEKSSYECDILFIRIVKSPLIPIEGEYSIIDLMAEYRKISSVILISRNRRGMINEVLISHETIRKADLNLEEIYFTTSNNPEKKENIKKIEDIINSKAILI, translated from the coding sequence ATGTTTTTAAAAAATAGTGATAATGTGGGAAGACTTGAAGTAATATGCGGAAGTATGTTTTCAGGTAAGAGTGAGGAATTAATAAGAAGATTAAGAAGAGAATCATTTACTAAGCAAAATGTTTTAGTATTTAAACATTCTATAGATAAAAGATATGGCGAAAATGGGATTTTCTCACATAGCCAAGATAGCATAGGTGCTTATCCTGCATCTAATGTAGAAGAAATGGAAAAAATAATTTCTAATCATCCAGATGTAGAAGTAATAGGAATAGATGAAGTCCAATTTTTTGGAAAAGAAGTAGTAGAATTTTGTAAAAAATACGTAGATTTAGGGAAAAGGGTAATAGTTGCTGGTTTAGATCTAGATTTTAAAGCTGAACCATTTCATCCTATGCCAGATTTATTAACTTATGCTGATTCAATTATTAAATTAAAGGCAATATGTATGGTTTGTGGTAAAGATGCATATGCAAGTCAAAGATTGATAAATGGAGAACCTGCATATAGGGATGATCCTATAGTTATGGTTGGAGCAAGCGAAAATTATGAAGCTAGATGTAGAAGACATCATATTGTAAGAGATAGAGGAGATAAGAGAGCAAAAATATACTTCCTATTTGGTACTGATATTAACGCTGGAAAAGAAGAAGTTGAAAATTACATACAATCTAAAAATCTAAATTTAACAACAAAAACTATAAGTATATTTAAAAATGATGAAACAGTTATTGATTTAAGAAATACTATAGAAAAATCATCATATGAATGTGATATTTTATTTATTAGAATTGTTAAAAGTCCTTTAATTCCAATTGAAGGTGAATATAGTATAATAGATTTAATGGCAGAATATAGAAAAATCTCGTCTGTTATTCTGATTTCTAGAAATAGACGTGGAATGATAAATGAAGTTTTAATTTCACATGAAACTATTAGAAAAGCAGATTTAAATTTAGAAGAAATTTATTTCACTACATCTAATAACCCAGAAAAAAAAGAAAATATTAAAAAAATAGAAGATATTATAAATTCAAAAGCTATATTAATTTAA